A genome region from Cucumis sativus cultivar 9930 chromosome 4, Cucumber_9930_V3, whole genome shotgun sequence includes the following:
- the LOC101215518 gene encoding heat stress transcription factor B-4, producing MALMLDTCDGVLLSLDSHKAIPAPFLTKTYQLVDDPSTDHIVSWGEDDTTFVVWRPPEFARDLLPNYFKHNNFSSFVRQLNTYGFRKIVPDRWEFANEFFRKGEKHLLCEIHRRKTAQPQVTVNQHHQPHSPLNPGFYHFPTARLSISPSDSDDQNNYWCDSPSPNNNNNNSVTALSEDNERLRRSNNMLMSELAHIKKLYNDIIYFVQNHVKPVAPSNSYQYSTTTSLLSDGFPVVRQPNHYHHHHHHHQQVSSQIRNNTVGTKSFVTILEEEQQQQTKTKLFGVAIQSKKRLHPEYGNSNSNNNNNKARLVLEKDDLGLNLMPPSAC from the exons ATGGCTCTAATGCTTGATACTTGTGATGGCgttttactttctttagaCTCACACAAAGCAATCCCAGCTCCCTTTTTAACCAAAACTTACCAACTTGTCGATGATCCTTCCACTGACCATATTGTTTCATGGGGTGAAGATGACACTACCTTCGTCGTTTGGCGTCCTCCTGAATTCGCTAGAGATCTCCTCCCTAACTATTTCAAACACAACAATTTCTCTAGCTTTGTACGCCAGCTCAACACTTAT ggttttagaaaaattgtacCTGATAGATGGGAGTTTGCGAACGAGTTCTTTAGAAAAGGGGAGAAGCATTTATTATGTGAGATCCATAGACGGAAAACAGCTCAACCACAAGTTACCGTTAACCAACACCATCAACCTCATTCTCCACTCAATCCCGGTTTCTACCATTTCCCCACTGCTCGACTTAGTATTTCCCCTTCCGATTCCGACGACCAAAACAATTACTGGTGTGACTCGCCGTCGcccaacaataataataacaactcCGTTACCGCTCTGTCGGAAGACAATGAACGACTCCGTCGGAGTAACAATATGCTGATGTCGGAGTTAGCCCATATTAAAAAACTCTACAACGATATCATTTATTTCGTTCAAAACCACGTGAAGCCGGTTGCTCCCAGTAATTCATATCAATACTCAACCACCACGTCGTTACTCTCCGATGGGTTTCCGGTTGTACGACAACCCAACCATtaccatcatcatcatcatcatcatcaacaagTATCGAGTCAGATCCGGAATAATACCGTTGGAACGAAAAGCTTCGTGACGATTCTagaagaagaacaacaacaacaaacaaaaacgaaGCTTTTCGGTGTGGCGATTCAATCGAAGAAACGGTTACATCCAGAGTATGGTAATTCTAatagcaacaacaacaacaacaaagcTAGATTGGTTTTGGAAAAAGACGATTTAGGCCTTAATCTCATGCCTCCTTCTGCTTGTTAA
- the LOC101215751 gene encoding probable BOI-related E3 ubiquitin-protein ligase 2 isoform X3, which produces MALPQNHYQQHYQSQHQQPHQSISFRNLYTPDGHVSQPISYFNSFTLQDHSQHPPYVPPSPGQDASDGVADLHWMYGIEPKKKRLKEQDLFENNSQISSIDFLQQRPVSTGLGLSLDNTRMASTGDSPLVSLVGDDIDRELQQQDEEIEKFLKVQGDRLRHSILEKIQANQLQTLSIVEEKIIKKLREKEAEVECINKKNIELEQRMEQLSVEAGAWQQRARYNENMITALKFNLQQVYAQSRDSKEGCGDSEVEDTASCCNGRTLDFQLLCSNSNDVKELMYCKACRVNEVCMLLFPCKHLCLCKDCESRLTFCPVCQSSKFVGMEVYM; this is translated from the exons ATGGCTCTTCCTCAGAATCACTACCAACAACACTATCAATCTCAACACCAACAGCCACACCAATCTATATCTTTTCg CAACTTGTACACTCCCGATGGTCATGTTTCTCAACCGATCTCCTATTTCAACTCCTTTACTTTGCAGGATCATTCCCAGCATCCTCCCTACGTTCCTCCAT CCCCTGGTCAGGATGCTAGTGATGGAGTAGCAGATTTACACTGGATGTATGGCATTGAACccaagaagaagagattgaaAGAGCAAGATCTTTTTGAGAATAATTCCCAAATATCATCCATTGATTTCTTGCAGCAACGTCCAGTTTCTACAGGATTGGGTTTATCTCTTGACAACACTCGTATGGCTTCGACGGGAGACTCTCCTTTGGTTTCTCTTGTAGGTGATGACATCGATCGTGAATTGCAGCAACAGGACGAAGAAATTGAGAAGTTCCTTAAAGTTCAG GGTGATCGGCTACGGCATTCCATATTAGAGAAGATCCAAGCAAATCAACTCCAAACTCTCTCGATTGTAgaggaaaaaattattaaaaagctACGTGAAAAAGAAGCTGAGGTGGAGTGTATCaacaagaaaaacattgaGCTAGAACAGCGAATGGAGCAGCTTTCAGTGGAAGCTGGTGCTTGGCAGCAGCGCGCTAGGTATAACGAGAACATGATCACAGCCCTGAAGTTCAATCTTCAGCAGGTGTATGCTCAAAGCAGGGATAGCAAGGAGGGATGTGGGGACAGTGAGGTTGAAGACACTGCATCGTGCTGCAATGGTCGGACGCTTGATTTTCAACTGCTTTGTAGCAACAGCAATGATGTGAAGGAGTTGATGTACTGTAAGGCTTGCAGGGTTAATGAAGTGTGCATGCTTTTGTTCCCTTGTAAGCATCTCTGCCTGTGCAAGGATTGCGAAAGTAGGCTTACATTTTGCCCTGTGTGTCAATCGTCGAAATTTGTAGGGATGGAAGTTTATATGTAA
- the LOC101215751 gene encoding probable BOI-related E3 ubiquitin-protein ligase 2 isoform X2, which translates to MALPQNHYQQHYQSQHQQPHQSISFRNLYTPDGHVSQPISYFNSFTLQDHSQHPPYVPPCTAPGQDASDGVADLHWMYGIEPKKKRLKEQDLFENNSQISSIDFLQQRPVSTGLGLSLDNTRMASTGDSPLVSLVGDDIDRELQQQDEEIEKFLKVQGDRLRHSILEKIQANQLQTLSIVEEKIIKKLREKEAEVECINKKNIELEQRMEQLSVEAGAWQQRARYNENMITALKFNLQQVYAQSRDSKEGCGDSEVEDTASCCNGRTLDFQLLCSNSNDVKELMYCKACRVNEVCMLLFPCKHLCLCKDCESRLTFCPVCQSSKFVGMEVYM; encoded by the exons ATGGCTCTTCCTCAGAATCACTACCAACAACACTATCAATCTCAACACCAACAGCCACACCAATCTATATCTTTTCg CAACTTGTACACTCCCGATGGTCATGTTTCTCAACCGATCTCCTATTTCAACTCCTTTACTTTGCAGGATCATTCCCAGCATCCTCCCTACGTTCCTCCAT GTACAGCCCCTGGTCAGGATGCTAGTGATGGAGTAGCAGATTTACACTGGATGTATGGCATTGAACccaagaagaagagattgaaAGAGCAAGATCTTTTTGAGAATAATTCCCAAATATCATCCATTGATTTCTTGCAGCAACGTCCAGTTTCTACAGGATTGGGTTTATCTCTTGACAACACTCGTATGGCTTCGACGGGAGACTCTCCTTTGGTTTCTCTTGTAGGTGATGACATCGATCGTGAATTGCAGCAACAGGACGAAGAAATTGAGAAGTTCCTTAAAGTTCAG GGTGATCGGCTACGGCATTCCATATTAGAGAAGATCCAAGCAAATCAACTCCAAACTCTCTCGATTGTAgaggaaaaaattattaaaaagctACGTGAAAAAGAAGCTGAGGTGGAGTGTATCaacaagaaaaacattgaGCTAGAACAGCGAATGGAGCAGCTTTCAGTGGAAGCTGGTGCTTGGCAGCAGCGCGCTAGGTATAACGAGAACATGATCACAGCCCTGAAGTTCAATCTTCAGCAGGTGTATGCTCAAAGCAGGGATAGCAAGGAGGGATGTGGGGACAGTGAGGTTGAAGACACTGCATCGTGCTGCAATGGTCGGACGCTTGATTTTCAACTGCTTTGTAGCAACAGCAATGATGTGAAGGAGTTGATGTACTGTAAGGCTTGCAGGGTTAATGAAGTGTGCATGCTTTTGTTCCCTTGTAAGCATCTCTGCCTGTGCAAGGATTGCGAAAGTAGGCTTACATTTTGCCCTGTGTGTCAATCGTCGAAATTTGTAGGGATGGAAGTTTATATGTAA
- the LOC101215751 gene encoding probable BOI-related E3 ubiquitin-protein ligase 2 isoform X1, which produces MALPQNHYQQHYQSQHQQPHQSISFRNLYTPDGHVSQPISYFNSFTLQDHSQHPPYVPPFNVVGFAPGTAPGQDASDGVADLHWMYGIEPKKKRLKEQDLFENNSQISSIDFLQQRPVSTGLGLSLDNTRMASTGDSPLVSLVGDDIDRELQQQDEEIEKFLKVQGDRLRHSILEKIQANQLQTLSIVEEKIIKKLREKEAEVECINKKNIELEQRMEQLSVEAGAWQQRARYNENMITALKFNLQQVYAQSRDSKEGCGDSEVEDTASCCNGRTLDFQLLCSNSNDVKELMYCKACRVNEVCMLLFPCKHLCLCKDCESRLTFCPVCQSSKFVGMEVYM; this is translated from the exons ATGGCTCTTCCTCAGAATCACTACCAACAACACTATCAATCTCAACACCAACAGCCACACCAATCTATATCTTTTCg CAACTTGTACACTCCCGATGGTCATGTTTCTCAACCGATCTCCTATTTCAACTCCTTTACTTTGCAGGATCATTCCCAGCATCCTCCCTACGTTCCTCCAT TTAATGTAGTCGGGTTTGCACCAGGTACAGCCCCTGGTCAGGATGCTAGTGATGGAGTAGCAGATTTACACTGGATGTATGGCATTGAACccaagaagaagagattgaaAGAGCAAGATCTTTTTGAGAATAATTCCCAAATATCATCCATTGATTTCTTGCAGCAACGTCCAGTTTCTACAGGATTGGGTTTATCTCTTGACAACACTCGTATGGCTTCGACGGGAGACTCTCCTTTGGTTTCTCTTGTAGGTGATGACATCGATCGTGAATTGCAGCAACAGGACGAAGAAATTGAGAAGTTCCTTAAAGTTCAG GGTGATCGGCTACGGCATTCCATATTAGAGAAGATCCAAGCAAATCAACTCCAAACTCTCTCGATTGTAgaggaaaaaattattaaaaagctACGTGAAAAAGAAGCTGAGGTGGAGTGTATCaacaagaaaaacattgaGCTAGAACAGCGAATGGAGCAGCTTTCAGTGGAAGCTGGTGCTTGGCAGCAGCGCGCTAGGTATAACGAGAACATGATCACAGCCCTGAAGTTCAATCTTCAGCAGGTGTATGCTCAAAGCAGGGATAGCAAGGAGGGATGTGGGGACAGTGAGGTTGAAGACACTGCATCGTGCTGCAATGGTCGGACGCTTGATTTTCAACTGCTTTGTAGCAACAGCAATGATGTGAAGGAGTTGATGTACTGTAAGGCTTGCAGGGTTAATGAAGTGTGCATGCTTTTGTTCCCTTGTAAGCATCTCTGCCTGTGCAAGGATTGCGAAAGTAGGCTTACATTTTGCCCTGTGTGTCAATCGTCGAAATTTGTAGGGATGGAAGTTTATATGTAA
- the LOC101204608 gene encoding NAC domain-containing protein JA2L encodes MELPQSLQPPSSSSSSSFSFSSSSLPPGCRFFPSDEQLLRFYLSNKASGHNDSNLIKDLNPFDYDPFDLPDSACFSYGSKARKKHWYYYALTAFRENGGWIRMKTGYWRRKGKVKEVTGRRGLVLGIKRTFVFYLGNSINKSLKTNWIMYEYALDHRFKASFVLHRVFVSGRGNRISGNGLSSYGDGSVSAVFHNGNQQDGIQVNNLVDAEPCEGDAMNTTNVISTHEMGRAENSNCLLITDPVSAPAATTLQVPSKAFPCEMMTSSPVTPPGTMPTHVIDKEQLISILEGDFLELDDLFE; translated from the exons ATGGAACTTCCTCAATCTCTTCAGcccccttcttcttcttcttcttcttctttttctttttcttcttcttctctccctCCCGGTTGCCGTTTTTTCCCCTCCGATGAACAACTCCTCCGCTTTTACCTCTCCAACAAGGCCTCCGGACACAATGACTCTAACTTAATCAAAGACCTCAACCCCTTCGATTACGATCCTTTCGATTTGCCCGACTCCGCTTGTTTCTCTTATGGTTCCAAAGCAAGAAAGAAGCACTGGTACTACTATGCGCTTACTGCTTTTAGGGAAAACGGTGGATGGATAAGAATGAAGACCGGGTATTGGAGAAGGAAGGGGAAAGTGAAGGAAGTGACTGGCCGTCGGGGACTTGTGCTTGGGATTAAGagaacttttgttttttatttaggcAATTCGATCAACAAATCTCTGAAAACTAATTGGATCATGTACGAGTATGCCCTAGACCATCGTTTTAAG GCTTCTTTTGTTCTGCATCGCGTATTTGTAAGTGGTCGAGGAAATAGGATTTCGGGTAATGGCTTAAGTTCTTATGGTGATGGAAGTGTCTCAGCAGTATTTCATAATGGTAATCAACAAGACGGAATTCAAGTAAATAATTTGGTTGATGCTGAACCTTGTGAAGGGGATGCTATGAATACAACCAATGTCATCTCAACACATGAAATGGGACGTGCTGAGAACTCAAATTGTCTACTTATCACAGATCCTGTTTCTGCTCCTGCTGCTACCACTTTGCAAGTTCCATCAAAAGCTTTCCCTTGTGAGATG ATGACTTCCTCGCCTGTAACCCCTCCTGGTACAATGCCTACTCATGTTATAGATAAAGAGCAACTAATCTCTATTCTGGAGGGAGATTTTCTAGAACTAGACGAtctttttgaataa